The DNA segment GAGCCGGAGGGCGGCAAGCGCTGCCGCAAATGCTTTGAAATGCGCCTGGCAGAAAGCGCCCGAATTGCGAAAGAACTTTGCGCTGATTTCGTCACAACCACCCTTACCATCAGCCCCATGAAAGACGCACAAGTCCTCAATGAAGTGATGGAAGAACAGTGCCAAAAATATGGTGTGACACGACTGCCCACGGATCTGAAAAAGAAAGGCGGTTTCAAGCGTTCCACCGAACTTTCGGAACAATACCATCTGTACCGACAGAATTTCTGCGGTTGCGTTTTCTCCCAGCGGGAAGCTAAGGAACGTGAGGCTCGGGCCGCCGCGAAAGTTGCCGCAACGCAATCTGAAACTGTCGCAGAAAATTAAAGCAAATAGCTGA comes from the Fibrobacter sp. genome and includes:
- a CDS encoding epoxyqueuosine reductase QueH produces the protein MNKSVENRPQLDARPPKHNFQRDLEYIIHGLQKRGETPTLLLHACCAPCSSYSIEYLSQFFKITVFYYNPNISPDEEYRHRVDEIKRFVAEFPTKNPVTLIEGPYEPKKFYEFVRGLENEPEGGKRCRKCFEMRLAESARIAKELCADFVTTTLTISPMKDAQVLNEVMEEQCQKYGVTRLPTDLKKKGGFKRSTELSEQYHLYRQNFCGCVFSQREAKEREARAAAKVAATQSETVAEN